Part of the Faecalibacterium duncaniae genome, TTCCGGCATTTTTTGTTATGGAAGATATTCTCAAATCTTCTTATATCCCCGTATGTTTTGGTGTTCAAAAGTAGTATGTGGAGTAGTAAATTCTCCGTTTACTACTTATGCAATCAGCCGCTTCATTTCTGTTATCGACGTTTCGGAAGTCGTATGCGCGTAATAGTTCAGCGTCATATTGATGTTGGAATGTCCCATGATGTACTGCAATGCCTTTGGGTTCATTCCTGCATTTGCTAACGTGGTGCAGAATGTGTGGCGTAAGGTGTGCGGTGTCATTACCTTTGGCAATGCTACCTTTTGCGTTTTGGTGTATTTCCTTACAAGCCCCCGGAACATACTTTCATAGTTGACTGCCACTTTTGGCAAGCCGTTCCGGTTAAGAAACAGAAACTTTGTGTAGCCCTCTAAAATAACAGGCTGTGCATATTTCCGTTTGTTCAGCACCCGTTGAAATGCTTCCAACACTTTTTCACTCATAGGAATAACCCGATTGCCGCTTTTCGTCTTAGGCGTTTCCACATAGTAACCCACATCTGCAATCTTCAAAAGTTGGTGGTCTACATTGATAAGCTGTTTGTCTAAGTCAATGTCAGCTTCCGTCAGTCCGCAGAGTTCCGAAATGCGAAGCCCTGTCCCTAACAGTATGATAATCTCGTCGTAGTATTTCTGATAGACTTTATCATGCTGCACAAAGGACAGAAAAGCCGCTTCCTGCGTAGGGGATAGAGGTTCCTTTGGTTCCGTATCATCTTCAAGGACTGTGTTCAACTGGAAGTCAAATGGATTTTTACGAATACAATCGTCCTGTATGGCTGTGTAAAAAGCAGCCTTTAAGGAACGCTTGTGGTTGTTGATAGTCTTGAAGCCGTAACCTTTTTCTTTCATGCGTAATGCCCATTCCTTTGCGTCGGAGAGCTTCACATTTTCAATCCGGCAGGCTCCAAGTTTATCCTCCTGCAAAATCCGCATGAGCTGTTTTCGCCCCTGCTTTGTACCATGCCGCACATTTGCCCGGTGGCGTATCTGCTTTGCGTAGAGTTGGCAGACCGTCATTTTCTTTCCGATATGGTCGATACCGTCGTCAAGGTCTTTTTGGATTTCTTTCTCTTTTTCCCTCAACGCTATATCGTCGCGTTTTCCTGCCGGGGTTTTGTCCGTAGGTACTAACTTCCAAGAATACACAAACTGCGGTTTTCCAAAGGTATCTATATATTTGTAGGCATATCTCCCGTCTTTTCTCTGGCTCTCTCCGGTGCGGAGAATACGATTTTTATTATCCCGTCTTTTTTCCGACATCGTTATGCTCCTTTCCATAATGGAAAGAGCCTTGATATGCTTGACTACATTGTACCACATTCAAGGCTCGATTTCACTATCAGATTGCGTCCACCGTATCAATCATTTTTTCAAACTGCTTACGCTTAATCTGAATACGGTTTCCGTTCATCATTACCCAGTCCGGGACGGGATTTTCTTCTGCCAGTTTCCGCAGCTTGCTTTCTCCGATACGGAAATATTTTGCGGCTTCTTCTATGGTAAGAGTGTACTTTTCCCAAATCGGCACGTCGTTATTGTTCAATTTGTCGTCCCCCTTTCTAAATGGGTCAAAAGTCAATTTGTAACATAGGCTTTAATCGGACGGCTATTAGCGTAACCTCATGGGACTTGCACCCCTCCGGCGGTCTGCCGAAGCCCTACCCATTGCCTGCGACGCTTCTAACGCTCGGACTATGGCTGTAAGGAAGTATCATTATGTATTCTGTGCGTTATCGCCCGCAAGTTGCTACACTTGCTTTGCAGCGGTGGTGTTGTTCGCTCGCTTTTCCCGTAGGAGAAAGGTCA contains:
- a CDS encoding site-specific integrase, whose product is MSEKRRDNKNRILRTGESQRKDGRYAYKYIDTFGKPQFVYSWKLVPTDKTPAGKRDDIALREKEKEIQKDLDDGIDHIGKKMTVCQLYAKQIRHRANVRHGTKQGRKQLMRILQEDKLGACRIENVKLSDAKEWALRMKEKGYGFKTINNHKRSLKAAFYTAIQDDCIRKNPFDFQLNTVLEDDTEPKEPLSPTQEAAFLSFVQHDKVYQKYYDEIIILLGTGLRISELCGLTEADIDLDKQLINVDHQLLKIADVGYYVETPKTKSGNRVIPMSEKVLEAFQRVLNKRKYAQPVILEGYTKFLFLNRNGLPKVAVNYESMFRGLVRKYTKTQKVALPKVMTPHTLRHTFCTTLANAGMNPKALQYIMGHSNINMTLNYYAHTTSETSITEMKRLIA
- a CDS encoding excisionase, with translation MNNNDVPIWEKYTLTIEEAAKYFRIGESKLRKLAEENPVPDWVMMNGNRIQIKRKQFEKMIDTVDAI